In Nonomuraea sp. NBC_00507, the following are encoded in one genomic region:
- a CDS encoding carboxypeptidase regulatory-like domain-containing protein, which translates to MMTAAAMVAALALPAQPAAAQAGTTYYVDAAGGDDAASGQDEAHAWKSLDKVNATTFAPGDRILLRAGQRWTGQLWPKGSGESGAPITVDRYGEGGKPRVDGAGQVGDAVRLFNQEHWTIRNLEVTNEVPATGTPGDNLRDLRGVHVSGDNSQTLDGFVIDGVDVHDVTGQVNWIGGSIENNAPGVRFQTGWDGSKKTGGIVFDTTVPDIHNPPDRATVLNDVVIQNSTVRNTSFAGIVVKQYTGDGKNDAGQTIATPTGWGTRQSPDDPKFTPHTNIVIRNNYVTQADTAYGCNGMYVTNVRGALIERNVVYRTGTSGIETYYADDVTFQFNEVYETQQKAGGADSNGIDPDKGTTRQVVQYNYLHGNGDGVLLCQFAFGDAIVRNNVIAGNSRYQIYLHSDRAATAQIYNNTIYNDRSAYLIYGYGSYLDARYTITNNVLYSTRAAATLTTSPTIAYSHNLYGGADLAVPAGDKDAVVADPKFAAAPLDGPSGTPETGPRLETAHGLRVTSGSPAIDTGAEIAGNGGRDYAGATLYNGGPDLGAFEYATAEGATAEAVIGTVRTPSGAPISGASVTAAGVTATTGSDGRFTLANIPFADGVEVTVTRNGYQSASETVNVRFGNTTTVHLTMASTSVVGTITGRVLDQAAQPLPGASVTVKDGDQTLGTATSGADGGFTVENVPVGEGYTLRAEAGGYVAATRSGLRVEAATASEAGSLLLVRPIPSYVAVHDFNDLPTGPLTSGNGLTVSAAGGSAEVTDGKGVLLTRTANSGSTSVSRTFALKGIVTVEANVMSRQAYTSGNHWWAVPYIRNTSGQNAVSVAFTKNTIVAYAGATTRTVGTYEPGRWYHVAAVIDTVNQRFDLLLDGRRVLEGAAFRNPMDTVAQIDYYANSTNYGSIDLDDIRVSQGVGLARDDTALLSVDTSQGAPDGDLVLDVPARVGEVEVTAVARSPFAASVAIDGERTAGAQATRRITLGDTGADVRIVATAEDGTEGAHTLRIKRRSLAQDTTLSALVPDAGTLDPAFDPDVHAYELAIPGDRVAFTPTALNPRSAITVQDHAATSGTKSPTIIVPAEIAIKVVSEDGTADTTYKVKVTGPGLPQDGATAPPARAALSTTSGRQHGLHDGTYDVTMNLWYGVNGSVFILYENGKEIARRDLTPKTPSAQKSTIPISGRKNGTYQYTGELLNQAGRTATTSVKVEVSDANPGEPVLSSDNWDGDGDYTIRMNMWWGTNATTYRLYEDGVLVDTQRLDAATPAAQSAATVVEDRLAGTHTYVAELENAAGVTRSEPLTLVTR; encoded by the coding sequence ATGATGACGGCCGCCGCCATGGTCGCCGCGCTCGCCCTTCCCGCCCAGCCCGCCGCGGCACAGGCGGGCACGACGTACTACGTCGACGCGGCCGGCGGCGACGACGCGGCCTCCGGCCAGGACGAGGCGCACGCCTGGAAGAGCCTGGACAAGGTGAACGCCACCACGTTCGCCCCCGGCGACCGCATCCTGCTGCGCGCGGGACAGCGGTGGACCGGCCAGCTGTGGCCCAAGGGCTCGGGCGAGAGCGGCGCGCCCATCACCGTCGACCGGTACGGCGAGGGCGGCAAGCCGCGCGTCGACGGCGCCGGCCAGGTCGGCGACGCCGTCAGGCTGTTCAACCAGGAGCACTGGACGATCCGCAACCTGGAGGTCACCAACGAGGTCCCGGCCACCGGCACCCCGGGCGACAACCTGCGCGACCTGCGCGGCGTGCACGTCTCCGGCGACAACAGCCAGACCCTCGACGGCTTCGTCATCGACGGCGTCGACGTGCACGACGTGACGGGCCAGGTCAACTGGATCGGCGGCAGCATCGAGAACAACGCGCCCGGCGTGCGGTTCCAGACCGGCTGGGACGGCTCGAAGAAGACCGGCGGCATCGTGTTCGACACCACCGTGCCCGACATCCACAACCCCCCTGACCGGGCCACCGTGCTCAACGACGTGGTGATCCAGAACTCCACGGTGCGCAACACATCGTTCGCCGGCATCGTCGTCAAGCAGTACACCGGGGACGGCAAGAACGACGCCGGCCAGACGATCGCCACGCCCACGGGCTGGGGCACCCGGCAGAGCCCCGACGATCCGAAATTCACGCCGCACACGAACATCGTCATCAGGAACAACTACGTCACCCAGGCCGACACGGCGTACGGCTGCAACGGCATGTACGTCACCAACGTGCGCGGCGCGCTGATCGAGCGCAACGTCGTCTACCGCACCGGCACCTCCGGCATCGAGACGTACTACGCCGACGACGTGACGTTCCAGTTCAACGAGGTGTACGAGACGCAGCAGAAGGCAGGCGGCGCCGACTCCAACGGCATCGACCCGGACAAGGGCACCACGCGGCAGGTCGTCCAGTACAACTACCTGCACGGCAACGGCGACGGCGTGCTGCTGTGCCAGTTCGCCTTCGGGGACGCGATCGTCAGGAACAACGTGATCGCCGGCAACTCCCGCTACCAGATCTACCTGCACTCTGACCGGGCCGCCACCGCGCAGATCTACAACAACACGATCTACAACGACAGATCCGCATATCTGATCTACGGGTACGGCAGCTACCTCGATGCCCGCTACACCATCACCAACAACGTCCTGTACTCGACGCGAGCCGCGGCGACCCTGACGACCAGCCCGACCATCGCCTACAGCCACAACCTCTACGGCGGCGCGGACCTCGCGGTCCCGGCCGGCGACAAGGACGCGGTGGTCGCGGATCCGAAGTTCGCCGCCGCCCCGCTCGACGGCCCCTCCGGCACGCCGGAGACCGGGCCCCGGCTGGAGACCGCGCACGGCCTGCGCGTCACCTCGGGATCGCCGGCGATCGACACGGGCGCCGAGATCGCCGGGAACGGCGGCCGTGACTACGCCGGCGCCACCCTCTACAACGGCGGCCCGGACCTCGGCGCCTTCGAATACGCCACCGCCGAGGGCGCGACGGCCGAGGCCGTCATCGGCACCGTACGCACCCCGTCCGGCGCCCCGATCAGCGGCGCGAGCGTCACCGCGGCCGGCGTGACGGCCACCACCGGATCCGACGGAAGATTCACGCTGGCGAACATCCCGTTCGCCGACGGCGTCGAGGTCACCGTCACCAGGAACGGCTACCAGAGCGCCTCCGAGACGGTGAACGTGCGCTTCGGCAACACCACCACCGTCCACCTCACCATGGCCTCCACCAGCGTGGTCGGCACGATCACCGGCCGGGTGCTGGACCAGGCCGCCCAGCCGCTGCCCGGCGCGAGCGTCACCGTCAAGGACGGCGACCAGACCCTCGGCACCGCCACCAGCGGCGCCGACGGCGGCTTCACCGTGGAGAACGTGCCGGTGGGGGAGGGCTACACGCTCCGCGCCGAGGCCGGCGGGTACGTCGCGGCGACCCGGTCCGGACTGCGCGTGGAGGCCGCCACGGCGAGCGAGGCCGGCTCCCTCCTCCTGGTCCGCCCGATCCCGTCCTACGTGGCCGTCCACGACTTCAACGACCTGCCCACCGGGCCTCTGACCAGCGGCAACGGCCTCACCGTGAGCGCCGCCGGCGGGAGCGCCGAGGTCACGGACGGCAAGGGCGTGCTGCTCACGCGTACGGCGAACAGCGGCAGCACCAGCGTGTCCCGCACGTTCGCGCTGAAGGGCATCGTGACCGTGGAGGCGAACGTCATGAGCCGGCAGGCCTACACCTCCGGCAACCACTGGTGGGCCGTCCCCTACATCAGGAACACCAGCGGCCAGAACGCCGTCAGCGTGGCCTTCACCAAGAACACGATCGTCGCCTACGCGGGGGCCACGACCCGGACGGTCGGCACGTACGAGCCCGGCCGCTGGTATCACGTCGCCGCGGTGATCGACACCGTCAACCAGCGCTTCGACCTGCTGCTCGACGGCCGCCGCGTCCTGGAGGGCGCCGCGTTCAGGAACCCGATGGACACCGTCGCGCAGATCGACTACTACGCCAACAGCACCAACTACGGCAGCATCGACCTCGACGACATCCGGGTCTCCCAAGGCGTGGGGCTGGCCCGCGACGACACCGCCCTGCTCAGCGTCGACACGAGCCAGGGCGCGCCCGACGGCGACCTGGTGCTCGACGTGCCCGCGCGGGTCGGCGAGGTCGAGGTGACCGCCGTGGCCCGCAGCCCGTTCGCCGCGTCGGTCGCCATCGACGGTGAGCGCACCGCGGGCGCCCAGGCCACGCGGCGGATCACGCTCGGCGACACCGGCGCGGACGTCCGCATCGTGGCCACCGCCGAGGACGGCACGGAGGGCGCCCACACCCTGCGGATCAAGCGGCGGTCACTGGCCCAGGACACCACGCTGTCCGCCCTTGTCCCCGACGCGGGCACCCTCGACCCGGCCTTCGACCCGGACGTCCATGCGTACGAGCTCGCCATCCCCGGGGACCGCGTCGCCTTCACCCCGACCGCGCTCAACCCGAGGTCGGCCATCACGGTCCAGGACCATGCGGCCACCAGCGGGACGAAGTCGCCCACGATCATCGTCCCCGCCGAGATCGCCATCAAGGTGGTCTCGGAGGACGGGACGGCGGACACGACATACAAGGTCAAGGTCACCGGCCCTGGGCTGCCCCAGGACGGCGCCACCGCGCCGCCCGCCCGCGCCGCGCTCTCCACCACGAGCGGCCGGCAGCACGGCCTCCACGACGGCACGTACGACGTGACCATGAACCTCTGGTACGGCGTCAACGGCAGCGTCTTCATCCTGTACGAGAACGGCAAGGAGATCGCCAGGCGCGACCTGACCCCGAAGACCCCGTCGGCGCAGAAGTCCACGATCCCGATCAGCGGCAGGAAGAACGGCACGTACCAGTACACCGGCGAGCTGCTCAACCAGGCGGGCCGCACCGCCACCACGTCCGTGAAGGTCGAGGTGAGCGACGCCAACCCCGGTGAGCCCGTGCTGAGCTCCGACAACTGGGACGGCGACGGCGACTACACGATCCGCATGAACATGTGGTGGGGCACGAACGCCACCACCTACCGCCTCTACGAGGACGGCGTGCTCGTCGACACCCAGCGGCTCGACGCCGCGACACCGGCCGCGCAGAGCGCCGCCACCGTGGTCGAAGATCGGCTGGCCGGCACGCACACGTACGTGGCCGAGCTGGAGAACGCGGCAGGCGTCACCAGGAGCGAACCATTGACGCTGGTGACAAGATGA
- a CDS encoding cupin domain-containing protein, which produces MTFPGGTSISRLTVYTGACADGLEGGTPHVHIASTEAYVVVGGHGALQTLDANGLKETELSAGSTVWFTPGTIHRAINRGGLEVLVVMSNAGLPEAGDAVMTFPPEIVADPDRYREAATLPADNVEEAVALRRELAVEGFLRLADGGPEELRRFYDSAVALVRPKVAGWRDIWERTVAQETRRTGEILDALAGGDGSHLLRSALMESPPQQRWGMCGHLRAHDVANPIVH; this is translated from the coding sequence ATGACGTTCCCCGGCGGCACCTCGATCAGCCGGCTGACGGTCTACACGGGCGCGTGCGCCGACGGCCTGGAGGGCGGCACGCCCCACGTGCACATCGCCTCCACCGAGGCGTACGTCGTCGTCGGCGGGCACGGCGCGCTGCAGACGCTCGACGCGAACGGCCTCAAGGAGACCGAGCTCAGCGCCGGCTCGACCGTGTGGTTCACGCCGGGGACCATCCATCGCGCGATCAACCGGGGCGGCCTCGAAGTGCTGGTGGTCATGTCGAACGCCGGCCTGCCCGAGGCCGGCGACGCGGTCATGACGTTCCCGCCCGAGATCGTTGCCGACCCGGACCGCTACCGCGAGGCCGCCACCCTGCCTGCCGACAACGTCGAGGAGGCCGTCGCCCTGCGGCGCGAGCTGGCCGTCGAGGGGTTCCTGCGGCTCGCCGACGGCGGCCCGGAGGAGCTGCGGCGCTTCTACGACAGCGCCGTCGCCCTCGTCCGGCCCAAGGTGGCGGGGTGGCGGGACATCTGGGAGCGCACGGTGGCCCAGGAGACCCGCCGCACCGGCGAGATCCTCGACGCCCTCGCCGGCGGCGACGGGTCGCACCTGCTGCGCTCCGCGCTGATGGAGAGCCCGCCGCAGCAGCGGTGGGGTATGTGCGGCCACCTGCGCGCCCACGACGTCGCCAACCCGATCGTGCACTGA
- a CDS encoding PmoA family protein: MTLQANHALGRSVTVTAGDVELFSYVYRPDTPVLESPKPYLHPIRTVGGALVSLFRPHDHVWHKGIAWSLPHVGEHNFWGGPTYVHGRSYVQLENNGSATHREMTTLTAEDNRVEIGHTLGWTSQAGAPVIEERRSLAATVLDEATWALVFDTTMTNVSGGTLDFGSPTTKGRENAGYGGLFWRGPRSFTGGTIQSPAGAGGDELRGTRAEWFGFRGRHDETGEHSTIVMVDDTANPQHPPQWFARSEDFACLCPAPFFGEEVPLPDGQALRFRYAVVIADGDRGEDGTALLAKQGRAALA; the protein is encoded by the coding sequence GTGACTCTGCAGGCCAACCACGCACTCGGCCGGTCGGTCACCGTCACGGCCGGCGACGTCGAGCTGTTCAGCTACGTCTACCGTCCCGACACGCCGGTGCTGGAATCGCCGAAGCCGTATCTGCACCCGATCCGCACCGTCGGCGGCGCGCTGGTGTCGCTCTTCCGGCCGCACGACCACGTCTGGCACAAGGGCATCGCCTGGTCGCTGCCGCACGTGGGCGAGCACAACTTCTGGGGCGGGCCGACGTACGTGCACGGCAGGTCCTACGTGCAGCTGGAGAACAACGGCAGCGCCACGCACCGCGAGATGACCACGCTGACCGCCGAGGACAACCGGGTCGAGATCGGGCACACGCTCGGCTGGACCTCCCAGGCCGGCGCCCCGGTCATCGAGGAGCGGCGGTCCCTGGCCGCGACCGTGCTGGACGAGGCGACGTGGGCGCTGGTGTTCGACACGACGATGACGAACGTGTCGGGCGGCACGCTCGACTTCGGCTCGCCGACCACGAAGGGCCGTGAGAACGCCGGGTACGGCGGCCTGTTCTGGCGCGGCCCCCGCTCGTTCACCGGCGGGACCATCCAGTCGCCGGCCGGCGCGGGCGGCGACGAGCTGCGCGGCACGCGGGCCGAGTGGTTCGGCTTCCGCGGCCGGCACGACGAGACCGGTGAGCACTCGACGATCGTCATGGTCGACGACACCGCCAACCCGCAGCACCCGCCGCAGTGGTTCGCCCGCAGCGAGGACTTCGCGTGCCTGTGCCCGGCGCCGTTCTTCGGCGAGGAGGTGCCGCTTCCCGACGGCCAGGCGCTGCGCTTCAGGTACGCGGTCGTGATCGCCGACGGCGACCGCGGCGAGGACGGCACGGCGCTGCTGGCCAAGCAGGGACGGGCGGCCCTGGCATGA
- a CDS encoding Gfo/Idh/MocA family protein produces the protein MTLSQRKYRAAIVGTGAIATAHARAIAASGGRATLVAVADVDLGRAKTFAEEWNVPGAHASLTDLLREEQVDLVHLCTPPQLHAPQALEILEAGATALIEKPPTLSLAEFDTLIEAERRSAGHVATVLQHRFGTGAIRLRRLQEAGELGRPLLATCATQWYRDEAYYAVPWRGTWESEGGGPTMGHGIHQFDLLFSILGPWREVTAMAGRQARDVDTEDVSMALVTFESGAMATIVNSVVSPRQASQLRFDYEHATVEVDHLYGYTDDDWTITPAPGHVNVSALWAQGAGTSPSSHDDWLAAVFDALDQGQAPPVTAADARRTMEFIAALYASAFTGERVRSGQITADSPFATTMEGTGAPWEKVRNK, from the coding sequence ATGACCTTGTCTCAACGGAAGTACCGGGCCGCGATCGTCGGCACCGGTGCGATCGCCACCGCCCACGCCCGCGCCATCGCCGCCTCCGGCGGCAGGGCGACGCTCGTCGCCGTGGCCGACGTGGACCTCGGCCGGGCCAAGACGTTCGCGGAGGAGTGGAACGTCCCCGGCGCCCACGCGAGCCTGACCGACCTGCTGCGGGAGGAACAGGTGGACCTCGTCCACCTGTGCACCCCGCCGCAGCTGCACGCGCCGCAGGCCCTGGAGATCCTGGAGGCCGGGGCGACAGCGCTGATCGAGAAGCCGCCGACGCTGTCGCTGGCCGAGTTCGACACGCTGATCGAGGCCGAGCGGCGCTCGGCCGGGCACGTGGCGACCGTCCTGCAGCACCGCTTCGGCACGGGCGCCATCCGGCTGCGCCGCCTGCAGGAGGCCGGCGAGCTGGGCCGCCCGCTGCTGGCGACCTGCGCCACGCAGTGGTACCGGGACGAGGCCTACTACGCGGTCCCGTGGCGCGGCACCTGGGAGTCCGAGGGCGGCGGCCCGACGATGGGGCACGGCATCCACCAGTTCGACCTGCTGTTCTCGATCCTCGGCCCGTGGCGGGAGGTCACGGCGATGGCCGGCCGCCAGGCCCGCGACGTGGACACCGAGGACGTGTCGATGGCGCTGGTGACGTTCGAGAGCGGCGCGATGGCCACCATCGTCAACTCGGTGGTCTCGCCGCGGCAGGCCTCCCAGCTCAGGTTCGACTACGAGCACGCCACGGTCGAGGTCGACCACCTCTACGGCTACACCGACGACGACTGGACGATCACTCCCGCGCCCGGGCACGTCAACGTCTCCGCGCTGTGGGCGCAGGGGGCCGGCACGTCGCCGAGCAGCCACGACGACTGGCTGGCCGCCGTGTTCGACGCCCTCGACCAGGGCCAGGCGCCGCCGGTGACCGCCGCGGACGCCCGGCGCACGATGGAGTTCATCGCCGCACTGTACGCCTCCGCCTTCACCGGCGAGCGCGTGCGAAGCGGACAGATCACTGCTGACAGCCCGTTCGCCACGACGATGGAGGGCACGGGCGCCCCGTGGGAAAAGGTGAGGAACAAGTGA
- a CDS encoding ABC transporter substrate-binding protein: MRRIALAAAAALMLTACGSGGGSASQELSKDPVTLRFTWWGADERHKRTQQVIDIFQKKYPNITVKGEFKDWNGYWESLATTVAANDAPDIIQMDELYLASYAERGALLDLGTASKHVKTADFDKSALDTGIVKGKQYALPVGLATYAIVANTDLLDQFKVKVPDDATWTWEDFKKTGDAVSKAGGGKVTGVQSFGFDAGSLNIWARQNGAALFDEAGKVAVPENVLASYWTFIKDLATSGVSPAPSVTIERAGGPLDQSGTATNASALATWWNTQLTSLSAASGSKLKLLKLPGEAQASSPAAYYKPSMFWSISSRSKHPAEAALFVDFLANSQEAADIMLTDRGVPANTKIRTAITPKLGETDKAAVEFLDTIKVGTAPRVTPNGASNLEAIIKRHTEEVLFDRQTPEQAAKSFIKELQAEIDGA, translated from the coding sequence ATGAGACGAATCGCTCTTGCCGCCGCGGCGGCACTCATGCTCACCGCCTGCGGCTCCGGCGGCGGCAGCGCATCCCAGGAGCTCTCGAAGGACCCGGTCACCCTCCGCTTCACCTGGTGGGGCGCGGACGAGCGGCACAAGCGCACCCAGCAGGTCATCGACATCTTCCAGAAGAAGTATCCGAACATCACCGTCAAGGGCGAGTTCAAGGACTGGAACGGTTACTGGGAGAGCCTGGCCACCACCGTGGCCGCGAACGACGCGCCCGACATCATCCAGATGGACGAGCTCTACCTCGCCTCCTATGCCGAGCGCGGCGCGCTGCTCGACCTCGGCACCGCGTCCAAACACGTCAAGACCGCCGACTTCGACAAGTCCGCCCTGGACACCGGCATCGTCAAGGGCAAGCAGTACGCCCTGCCGGTCGGCCTGGCCACGTACGCGATCGTCGCCAACACCGACCTCCTCGACCAGTTCAAGGTCAAGGTCCCCGACGACGCCACCTGGACCTGGGAGGACTTCAAGAAGACCGGCGACGCGGTGTCGAAGGCGGGCGGCGGCAAGGTCACCGGCGTGCAGTCCTTCGGCTTCGACGCCGGCAGCCTCAACATCTGGGCCCGGCAGAACGGCGCCGCCCTGTTCGACGAGGCCGGCAAGGTCGCCGTGCCGGAGAACGTGCTGGCGAGCTACTGGACCTTCATCAAGGACCTCGCCACGTCCGGCGTCTCCCCGGCGCCGTCGGTGACCATCGAACGGGCCGGCGGCCCGCTCGACCAGTCCGGCACGGCCACCAACGCCTCCGCCCTGGCGACCTGGTGGAACACGCAGCTGACGTCGCTGTCGGCGGCCAGCGGGTCCAAGCTGAAGCTGCTCAAGCTGCCCGGCGAGGCGCAGGCGTCCTCCCCGGCCGCGTACTACAAGCCCTCGATGTTCTGGTCGATCTCCTCGCGCAGCAAGCACCCCGCCGAGGCCGCGCTGTTCGTGGACTTCCTGGCCAACAGCCAGGAGGCGGCGGACATCATGCTGACCGACCGCGGCGTGCCCGCGAACACCAAGATCCGCACCGCCATCACCCCGAAGCTCGGGGAGACGGACAAGGCGGCGGTCGAGTTCCTGGACACGATCAAGGTCGGCACCGCCCCCAGAGTCACTCCGAACGGGGCCAGTAACCTCGAGGCGATCATCAAGCGGCACACTGAAGAGGTGTTGTTCGACCGGCAGACGCCGGAACAGGCCGCCAAGTCGTTCATCAAGGAGCTCCAGGCCGAGATCGACGGCGCCTGA
- a CDS encoding carbohydrate ABC transporter permease: MTELRKVLKHAGLLALALVMLYPVLWMVVSSLRPNNEIFRRPGLILDSLQTQNYGEGWTALASPFGHYLANSAILVLACIIGNLVSCSMAAYAFARLDFTGKRLWFAIMLGTIMLPIHVIIVPQYIMFSQLDWVNTFLPLVVPKFLATDAFFVFLMVQFIRGLPRELDEAARIDGCGHARIFLRIILPLMMPALATTVIFTFIWTWNDFFGQLIYLTDPEMYTVPVALRSFVDATVQTSWGSMFAMSVVSLAPVFLAFLVGQRYLIRGIATTGGK; this comes from the coding sequence ATGACTGAACTCCGTAAGGTGCTCAAGCACGCCGGGCTGCTCGCGCTGGCACTGGTCATGCTTTATCCGGTGCTGTGGATGGTGGTCAGCAGCCTGCGGCCCAACAACGAGATCTTCCGCCGCCCCGGCCTGATCCTCGACAGCCTGCAGACCCAGAACTACGGCGAGGGCTGGACCGCCCTGGCCTCCCCGTTCGGCCACTACCTGGCCAACTCGGCGATCCTGGTGCTGGCCTGCATCATCGGCAACCTGGTGTCCTGCTCGATGGCCGCCTACGCGTTCGCCAGGCTGGACTTCACCGGCAAGCGCCTGTGGTTCGCCATCATGCTCGGCACGATCATGTTGCCGATCCACGTGATCATCGTCCCGCAGTACATCATGTTCTCCCAGCTCGACTGGGTGAACACGTTCCTGCCACTGGTGGTGCCGAAGTTCCTGGCCACGGACGCGTTCTTCGTCTTCCTCATGGTCCAGTTCATCCGGGGGCTGCCGCGCGAGCTGGACGAGGCGGCCAGGATCGACGGCTGCGGCCACGCCCGGATCTTCCTGCGCATCATCCTTCCCCTGATGATGCCGGCCCTCGCCACGACCGTGATCTTCACCTTCATCTGGACGTGGAACGACTTCTTCGGCCAGCTCATCTACCTGACCGACCCGGAGATGTACACCGTGCCGGTGGCGCTGCGCTCGTTCGTGGACGCCACCGTGCAGACCTCGTGGGGATCCATGTTCGCCATGAGCGTGGTGTCCCTGGCTCCGGTCTTCCTCGCCTTCCTCGTCGGCCAGCGATACCTCATCCGGGGCATCGCGACGACCGGCGGCAAGTAA
- a CDS encoding carbohydrate ABC transporter permease yields the protein MRKGSGGTLGGGREGLARRDNKAAFAFLLPWFAGLLLITAGPIAASFILGFTDYNLIQPPVFNGLDNWIRMLGDARLHKALGVTLVYVLVSVPLQLACALALALLLDRGLRGLAFYRSAFYLPSLLGSSVAIAVLWRQIFGADGLFNQVLAMAGIEGKGWISDPDSALSTLIVLNVWTFGAPMVIFLAGLRQIPAMYYEAAATDGAGKWTQFRKITIPLLSPIVFFNLVLQVIHAFQSFTQAFVVSGGSGGPSDSTLFYTLYLYQRGFGNFDMGYASALAWLLLVIIAAFTAINFWAAKFWVVYDD from the coding sequence ATGCGCAAGGGCAGCGGCGGCACCCTCGGCGGCGGCCGTGAAGGCCTGGCCAGACGCGACAACAAGGCCGCGTTCGCGTTCCTGCTGCCCTGGTTCGCGGGCCTGCTGCTCATCACGGCAGGCCCGATCGCCGCCTCCTTCATCCTGGGCTTCACCGACTACAACCTGATCCAGCCGCCGGTGTTCAACGGCCTGGACAACTGGATCCGGATGCTCGGCGACGCGCGTCTGCACAAGGCGCTCGGCGTGACGCTGGTCTACGTCCTGGTCTCCGTCCCGCTGCAGCTGGCCTGCGCCCTGGCCCTGGCACTGCTGCTGGACCGCGGGCTGCGCGGCCTGGCGTTCTACCGCTCGGCGTTCTACCTGCCCTCCCTGCTGGGCTCCAGCGTGGCCATCGCGGTGCTCTGGCGGCAGATCTTCGGCGCCGACGGCCTGTTCAACCAGGTGCTGGCCATGGCCGGCATCGAGGGCAAGGGCTGGATCTCCGACCCGGACAGCGCGCTGTCGACGCTGATCGTCCTGAACGTGTGGACGTTCGGCGCCCCCATGGTGATCTTCCTGGCCGGCCTGCGCCAGATCCCCGCCATGTACTACGAGGCCGCGGCCACGGACGGGGCCGGCAAATGGACCCAGTTCCGGAAAATCACCATCCCGCTGCTCTCACCGATCGTCTTCTTCAACCTGGTCCTGCAGGTGATCCACGCGTTCCAGTCGTTCACGCAGGCTTTTGTGGTCTCGGGCGGCAGCGGCGGGCCATCGGACTCCACCCTCTTCTACACGCTTTATCTCTATCAGCGGGGATTCGGCAATTTCGACATGGGATACGCCTCCGCGCTCGCCTGGCTGCTCCTCGTCATCATCGCCGCATTCACCGCCATCAATTTCTGGGCCGCGAAATTCTGGGTCGTTTACGATGACTGA
- a CDS encoding LacI family DNA-binding transcriptional regulator, which yields MPHAARPTVTLHDVAAAAGVSVATASRVLGGSTRKVAPEYEARVLAAAAALRYTVDASARAMRRASDSIALVADDLTTPSMGMVVAAMEREARAGGAFVTVSATMGAHERQLETIRLLRSLRPRALVLTSSRFVANALGGRLFKELAAYEKEGGRVVIVGETDMAFDAIAFDDYGAGRSAGAFLAESGHRRVAIFAGVRELRTVSDRTAGFVDGLRAGGVDERDIRIVTCEVSRSGGFDAARRLAAEGMDGRQAVLAVNDIVAIGAMSGFRAAGVNVPEDVSVTGIDDIPLAGDVTPRLTTVALPLAHAGAEAIRFALAEAGGEPRRLIVEGRLIVRDSTRPRQA from the coding sequence ATGCCCCACGCGGCGCGACCCACGGTCACGCTGCACGACGTGGCCGCGGCGGCCGGTGTCTCGGTCGCCACCGCGTCCCGGGTCCTGGGCGGCAGCACCAGGAAGGTGGCGCCTGAATACGAGGCCCGCGTGCTGGCCGCGGCGGCGGCCCTGCGCTACACGGTGGACGCCTCGGCCAGGGCGATGCGGCGGGCGAGCGACTCGATCGCACTCGTCGCCGACGACCTCACGACGCCGTCCATGGGCATGGTCGTGGCCGCGATGGAGCGCGAGGCCCGCGCCGGCGGCGCCTTCGTCACCGTGTCCGCCACCATGGGAGCGCACGAACGGCAACTGGAGACCATCCGCCTGCTGCGCTCGCTGCGGCCCCGCGCGCTCGTGCTGACCTCCAGCCGGTTCGTGGCGAACGCGCTCGGCGGGCGGCTGTTCAAAGAGCTGGCCGCGTACGAGAAAGAGGGCGGCCGGGTCGTGATCGTCGGCGAGACGGACATGGCCTTCGACGCGATCGCTTTCGACGACTACGGCGCCGGGCGGTCGGCGGGCGCTTTTCTCGCGGAATCGGGACACCGGCGGGTGGCGATATTCGCGGGCGTCAGGGAACTGCGCACGGTGTCCGACCGGACGGCCGGATTCGTCGACGGACTGCGGGCCGGAGGCGTTGACGAGCGGGATATCCGGATCGTTACCTGCGAAGTCAGCAGGTCGGGCGGATTCGACGCGGCGCGGCGGCTGGCAGCGGAGGGAATGGACGGCCGGCAGGCGGTTCTCGCGGTCAACGACATTGTCGCCATCGGCGCCATGTCGGGTTTCCGGGCGGCCGGGGTAAACGTTCCCGAGGACGTTTCCGTGACCGGGATCGACGATATTCCGCTCGCCGGTGACGTGACACCGCGATTGACCACGGTCGCGCTTCCGCTGGCGCACGCCGGAGCGGAGGCCATCCGGTTCGCGCTCGCCGAAGCGGGGGGCGAGCCGCGGCGGCTGATCGTCGAGGGCCGCCTGATCGTCCGCGACAGCACCCGCCCGCGTCAGGCGTAG